One Gopherus evgoodei ecotype Sinaloan lineage chromosome 1, rGopEvg1_v1.p, whole genome shotgun sequence genomic window, CCCATCTGATACTGGGGTTGTTCTGAACATAATTCAAAACCAAACTCACGCTTGTCACGTGTCCTTTTCATGTAACACTCAGGCTACAGCGGCAgatgaaaggctcagggaaaCTAAATACATGTTATAAACGCACTCACTACCGAAGTAACGAGATGTAACAGTCCCCAGCTAACTGCATCCTTCCTCCACTACATTTTTGCATCAAACACAAGCCTGGAAGAAGTCACTGTCATTGTCCCTTTCCCGGTAGATGATGGAATATTCTGCTAGGGCTGCTGTACAGTTGCAGTTTCAGTGGACTGAAGTGCTCAGCCCCTTCCTCTTAATGACTTATCTAAAGCCCGTTGAAGTCCCTGGGGTGTCTTTGGACTACTGCAGCGGGCTTCGGAGCAGGTTCAGACCGGGGGCTGCAGCGCGACTATTACCAGGCTAGATCGGAAATCACAAGTGAATTGAATGGCAAATGCGCTGTTCCTCACATCTCCGGGTCACACCATGTCAGGGAGATGGGGCCGCAGCTGGGAGCGGAGGGCTCATATGCTCCGCTAGCGGGAGAATCATCCCAGTGGAGCTACTTTGAGTTACactagctgaggctctggccctctTATTTTTGAGGCGCATCCCCAACAGGTTCGGGGAACACACACGCTCTAGGAGCTGGCAAGAGTGTCACTTTGCCTCGGCCCTAATGAGCAGATTTTGTGctttgggcccgatcctgcagctTTTTTTCTGACTGAATCTAATGAGATTCCTTTTacctggggaaaggctgaggaaCTGGGCCATTTGGGAGGCTTCTGGCAACATTAAAAAGTTAGGAGCAGATTTTGCTCCTGCGAGTTGTCCAGTTAACTTTCATTACTCCCATGAGTAAAGAACTCGGGGTTTGGCCCTTTTCTGTCTTCATCCTTAAAACGGACAGTCAGTGAAACAGGCCTGCAGAACTGATGACAACTCATAAATGAGAAAATTCTGAGCCCTGGAAACGAAGCACAAATGGATAATTTCTGAAACAATATAACTCGATTTTTAACAGCTTTTGTGGTGAATGGAATGAAATTGGGAAAGGAAAACAGATGGTTGTGCGGTGGTGGATGCCACTTTACTTCTAGAAGAACTAAGAGCTGAGAACCGCATATTGTACTTTCAATTACATTAACTAaatacactagaacaggggttctcaaattgggggttgggacccctcagggtgtcgcaaggttattatatggggtgTTGTGagccaccccaaaccctgctttgcagccagcatttataatggtgttaaatatattaaaaagtattttaatttataaagggggggttGCCCTTGGAGGCTTGCTGTGTAtacaggggtcaccagtacaaaggtttgagaaccactgcactaaaataTGTGGAGTACCAGGGTtagaagggccctcaggaggtcatctagtccatccccctactcaaagcagggccagttctcaggcagatttttgctccagatccctaagtagccctctCATGGGTTGAGCTCACAACATTAGGTTTAGCAGGACAAGGggcaaaccactaagctatcgcTCTCCCAAGTAGGTAGTGGGATCCCCCATAGATGTAGCCATTAAAATGCAAAccaactcctgggttctgcaAAAGTTTACTCAGTGCATAACTGCGGAAGTCAAGGGGTGATATCCTGCCTCTATTAAAGCCAGTGTGAATTTCGCCGTTGACTTTTAAACAGGGCCAATATTTCACTCAGGAGGTCTATTCATCCATACAAAGCACGTGGGTACCTCTTGGCCCATACGGCCCAACCTGGCGATCCCTACCTACGGGTCCATGTCCTTCTCCACCCTGTTGTACCGTGggcctttcagccaaatacccCCACTTTGGTACCAAGGAACGGATtactgtggggaggaggggaactcTCAGGGGCTTTTCAAAGTCTTGACAGCTACAATTTCCAGAAAACTGTGGGCTGCATCTTGGAGCCCACTTGAGAACCTAAACAGAGACTGTACGATCCAACCACAGGCTTTAGCTTTCTGAATAAATGATATAGGCAATCTAATAATATAATGCTCTGGAGCACAGGGCAATGGtatgaaaagggaaaagaaaacgtTATTTAAAGTATGTTTGCATACACTTCCCTGGACTGACATTCTCTTTCCCTGCAATGAGTATGACCCGTTAGTAGTCCAGGTTAATATTAGCAGGTCTGAGAAATGGGAGACGATTTGATCTAATTTGCTGGGAACCATCTTCATGTCTGATCGAAAACccacctgaagtcaatggaaaggggtTATTTTCATTGGCTTCAAGGAGCTCTGgcttcagggtttctcaaactgggggtctggaCCCCCTCAGGGGGTCAGGAGGTTATTACCTGGAGAGTcaggagctgtcagcctccaccccaaacccggATTCGCtgtcagcatttataatggtgttaaaacgtgttttaatttaaaagggggggaggttgcactcagaggcttgcgatgtgaaaggggtcaccagtacaaaagtctgagaatcaCTGAATGTCCCTGAAAtcccagggcccaatcctgcaccgTTTGCACTCCCATTTAACCAGCAGCATTCGGGGTGAGCCGGAAATGCAGGAAGGGGCCCAGCATGGTATTGGCGACTTGCCCCCGCCTGTGGTTACCTATTTTACTTCTGTCGCTTGAGTCTTCTCTTCTTTCCTCACCtttctagagcagtggctctcaaacgcTCCAGTCTACAGTACCCCTTTccggagtctgatttgtctttgtACCCCCAGGTTACTCCTCACTTAGACTATTTCCTTACATAATCgggcataaaaatacaaaagtggcaCAGCTCATTATTACTGAAAAGTCACTTACTTTCTcaccaattggaatataaatattgtacttacatttcagtgggtAGTATATACAGCAttgcctgtatgaaattttagtttgtactgactttgctagagctttttatgtagcctgttgtaaaactaggcaaatatctagatgagttgaggtatcccctggaagacctctgtggaCCCCTAGTTTAAGAAGGACTGTTCTAAGGGGTTAAATGTTGCAGTACACGTGAGAGGTGATGTAAAGTAAATCTAACCTGGTGTATGCGGAAGCATATGGACAATTCCACCACTACCGCCAAGTCTGTAACTCTATATGAACCAAGCATTGGCTTAATCTACAGTAAATGTAATAAGTGGAGTCCTGTGGGGCGCTTGCCCGTACAGAGCCAGCAGGGAAACATATGGGCATTGCACAGGGTTGATGGGATTGGGGATAAAAAAAACAGCTAATTTCATTGGCAGGTAAAGTGAAAGGCAATGTAGGAACACCGAGCTGGGAAGAGTCACTGAACAGCTGGCAACTGGATCTGTGGGTTAGTCTTGTGGGAGTGCGGTGAAGggggaaagaacaggagtatcCCGCCGGTTTCTCTGCTCCAGACGTTACTGCTGATGTTCAGAAAGGAAGCgggcttttctctctctttctgattgGCTACACTCTTTCCCCTTGCACCAGGCGCCACGCAGCCTAGAATCTGATAGTCCTACAGACATTGTCAGCCTCATCACAGCCCTAGACTAGAGAAGTACATTCTATATTACAGGCGGGGAAAACAGGGGCAGGGGAGGCTAAATATCACATAAGGAATCAGTGACAACAGGCTTCCTAACTCACTTCCCAGCCTGTAAACTAAACCAGGACTTCCTTCCTCCTGGACATCGTTCCCAGGGGTGCCCCTGTATTGCAGTATGGATCCCGATCCTGCAGCCCTTCAATAAAATAAGTAGGGCTGTTCGGCCGGATGAAGATGGCAGGATCAGATCCAGAGAAGATGTCTTCACTTCCTGAATTCCAGGCCCTTCTAGAAGAGTGTGAGGTGGAGGAGTTCCCTTGCCGAAGCAAAAGGGTGTGAGCCTTTCAAATCAGCGTCTCCTCCCTCTGCATGGGATCCTGCCTCTAATGTTTCCTCCAGTTTGTAGGTTCAGTTCGGTGTATACAGGCTGGCGCAATGAGGGTGCAATTCTAGATATCTTTCTGGTCATGTAGTTGCACAATACTTTGATTTATTTCAGTCCTTCCCACCCCGCCATCCAATCTGTTTAAAGTGAAGTCACCACGTCAAGGAGCAAACGAACCATCTCAATGGTCATGGTCGAGATCCAAAAACCTGTCACTATCCCTTCACGGATGGGCCTAGGACTAGTGCTCTTTATAAGTGCTGCGATTTGATGAAAGGCTTTCCCTTTCCGTTTGATCTAGTGTACAGCCCCCCGCTTACAAACTCTTACTTGACCTCATGATCAAGAGAACTCATACGCCAAAACTGTGTTTTTCCCTTCTgtggattgtgtgtgtgttagaacAACCTACTTCTTCAGCGTGACACTCTGTCACTGCTCCTAGATATGTTTCTTCAAAGAGGCCGCTGATCTTGTAAATCTAGGTTTCACTGCGCTGGTTCCGCTTTTAACAACTAAATCTCATGGAAGAAACAGAGTGTGCGCCTTCTAAAAGTCTCGAGTGCCTGTAAGTATTTTTCAGGACAGAGTTTATTGAATAGAGGAACATTCTTCTTCCTATGTCGACACTTATTCTTATACAGCCCTCGTCACCCCTAcaactcaaagtgctttacaaaggagatatcattgctttaatttttacagaggggggaaactgagggacagagatgCAATAGAACCCCAAGTCCCACACCTTATAGTTACAGCGCCTTCCACTGTTTCTATAGATTTCCGGGGAAAAGGTGCTGGCTTTTATAAGGAGAAAAATGTATTTCGCTGTTGATTCAGCTGAGTTACTACTATCTATGTACAAGCTATTTACGGGGTGCAACCTGATGAGTTAGTTGTAAAGCCTGTTCTATATGACTTGTTCATTGTATTGTTTTTTATGGAAATAGCCTGAGATTTGGTTGTACATTGACAAGTATCTCTAATAACATGGGGGATGCTTATTGAGGAAAATATTGTTTCAGGTTAGATGATGGCATTCTGCTGTGGAACATTTTATAGGCCGGGATATATGGAATCATACTACACCTTTGCCTCTAGGAGAGCCCGATCCCACTCCGATCCACCTCGGTGAGAGTACCTCCTTGCTTTGGGAGCTACATCTAACCAGTCACTGTGCTGTAGGCCAGTTTTTTCTTCTGAAGAAAAGTATCAGTGCTATGAACACATTCCATTGCATGAACACCAAGGAGCGTGACTGGAACCCAGCtcataaaaaattaaattgttaCCACGAGGCAAGCCAATTAAAGCAATCAGCCTGGTCACTTCCTGATAAGTGTGACCTACTTCATTCAGAGAGAGACAAGAAAGAGAGCCAGAACAGGAATTCTAAATGGAGGACCTCTACACTGGATTATTCTACATCACACTTCCTAGTGTGGTATTGGGACTCCATCCCCTAAGCAAGAAGGAACACGGTATGCAACATTTCAGTTTGCCCCCCAACTGTCTCCTCCTTTGCTCCACCTGTTAGTCTTATGGAAAGGCCCTCTGGGTAGAAGCGAGCGATCAGCAAGACAGCCGTGTAGATTTAGTAGCTTCTGGCCTCTGCTGAATCTCTGCATCTGTCAGGGTGCTAATTGTTGCCTTTAATAGAGACAAAGAACAGTTCCTAATGGTGCTCCCTCTAACTCTCACCTGCTCCTGCGCTTCCTGCAGCACCACTATCTCACCAGAGCAGTGCTAATTGGgaaagctgctctgctctgcgccTCCCTGCAGATGGAGGGAAAGCAGCTAAGTAGTGTCAACTGAAAACGCATCGGGGTTGGGATAACAGTATAAATGGGGAACATATGGCGGATTAATACTGGAATTAACAAGAGTCTTATCTGGAGGCGTTCAAAAGAGCTACTGAGGTGGCTGTCCTGTACCGGAGTCCAAACAGGTGGTAGGGGCCTGATAATTTTAAAGAAGTGCTGATCATGCACATCTCAGACCGGCTTTACAGGGATCGCTGAAATGTCAGGCTCTTACTTTTTACTTTTTACTTGGAGGTTCTTTCCAATGTCATATCTTCTCTTATAACCCAGTACCGAGCTAGACTGCTTTGAGTAACCACATAGTAATACTGTCTGCCTCCTTTAAAGTGATGGCTGGGAACTGGCTGTTTGCTGAAATGAAGGCAGCCGCTTGGGGCCCGATCCTCCCTCCACTGGGTGAGAGTGTAGCTTGCAAGATAGGTGCGGGATCACGCCATTCCTGAGAGCGGTGCCCCTGAGACAGAAAGGTGATCTGATTCCTTCCCCCAAAGAAGAGAGCCGCTGCCAGGAAAGGGAACGAGAAAAAGGACCTTCCTTGCCAAGGCTTACTTTGAGTGTTTGGCGTTTGCAATACCTTGCTAAACTCGCAGGTCTAAAGCAATGATCAAACGACTCCCCAAACCCTGCGACGTGTAAACTCAAATATATTGGATGGGCTAATTCTTGAGGGCCAGCAGCATCGGTGCAGATGGCGGCCAAGAGAGCTCAGAAAATAGAAATTCACCAGGGTTCACaccagctaccctctgataaagaGGGCGGGGGCGGATCTTGCCTGGTAAGGGCAGCTAACACCTTGAGAACTGCCTAGAAATACTGTAGTGGGAAAACCCCGGGACTACCTATTCTTTCTACTAAAGGACTGGACGATATTTGTTCTAGAAACCAATTCCACATTTTCCACACTGGGTGCCAGCAAACGAATCGCtgggttaaatcctggccccacggaagtcagtggggccaggatttcactcattggTTCCTGTATTCCGTACACAGCAGTCTGCAGCTTCCTGGACTACATGCAGTGTAACAGCTTCGGGTTACGTGATTGAGCCCTTCCTCTGGAGACGCACTTACCTGTCTCTGTTCAGGTGCGTTAGACCGCGTTGTGCAGAGGGCAAAGAGAACCTCTCGTTCTATCATCGCTCCACGGTGGAGATGTCAACACCAAATGGCTTTATAGCTGGTGTTTTCTTCCGACCCCTTTTCTGCTGACGCGACTAGCCCCTTAACGATCAGTtcctttctgctgctgctctgagaaGCTTGGTGCTTAAATAGCTCACAGGGTTACTCGTTTTAACTCTGAAGACGGTGGTGGAGCGAAAAGTCGAAAAagtaaacttatttttaaaaaaacaaaacaacagctaACTATTTTGGGGCGAGGGGCTGTTCAATTTAATTCCCCCCCTTTTCAAACAATGAAGGAAGAATACACgtgcagcatttaaaaataaatgcctaAGCCCGTGGGCTATTTAAGGAAAATCCTCCCTAAAGCCGGTCCTGAGAAGAGAACAGAGAAAGCTCCTTTCTCCGATACAGTAGTGGGCTAGGAGAAGGTGCCCGCATTCTAACccagctgggggatggggggtgaggCGGGGTACAAGACGCGTGTGTGTCGCTAAAACTCACAATATTTCCCCGTATCTAATTGGCACCTTTGATCTTCCACACAGGAAATCCCGACGGATGCGCTTATCACCGTCTTTAAGCAGAGCGCCACTTTAACATACGAAAGAGCCTCTGGTTGCACTCGAATAGGAAGCAAcccaattgtgtgtgtgtgcgcgcgcgcgctcgctggagggggttggggtggtatCTATTCTCGAGGCATCTTGCGAGCTGCTTCCCTCCAGAGACTCTTAGGGGGACTTGGGAAATACTATGGAACGAGAGATTGGCGTCTCCGGGCAGTTTGTGTTTGAGATTGTATCTGCTGTTCCGAGTAATCCTGGTCGGAGTAATCATTAGCACAGGAAAGAACGATCGCCAGTAGCAATTGCTAATATTCTCTGTCTGCCTCTCATGTTCGCGGAGCCCCGGTTGGACCTTAATCGTCTTCTCTTGCTATAACAGTTTTTCCACTACCAAATAAAACGCTCTGCCAGCCTCTGGACGCAGTGGGAATTTAGCCACGGTCTCCAATGGAGAGCAGGATCCGGCCCCTCGCTTTATAGTTGGAGGGGTAGAAACTAGTTTAACGCATTGCAACCAGTTCCTAGCATGGGGTTTAAAAGAGATATCTGTGCGCAGGGAAGGGCAGCGATCCTTCACGTGGCGTTTGTGCTGCAGAGTTTTCCTTGAAAAGGTGATAACATTAACAGAGAAGTTTaaaactctctctttctccttctccgTCTCCAGTAACACCCATGAAATCTGCAAGGCTGCCTGGACTTATTGGAGTAGGAGAATTTTAGCCCATCAAATGAGTTTACGTCTCTAGTCTCTGCCGCACAGATTTGTTTTTAGTCCTATTCCTCCTtgcctgagagaaaggggtttaTCTGGAAAAGCAAATCCGGATAATTCCAGTAATTTTTAACTATCCTGAGTGAGGGGATCGAGTTGCGTATCAAAGTAGCCCGAAGAGACCTCCTAGCAGGTAATTCAGCAAGTTTCTCGGGCTCTGTGCTCTTCCTCAGAGAGACACCCAGCCCCATTTCCCCAGACCGAAAGAGTTAATGTGGAGTTCCTCTTCCAGCTTCGCAAGGCTAATTCGCTTTCTAGCAACGCCAGGTCATTTACACCTTAAGCCCCACTCCTTGGCTCCTGCTTCCGCTTAATTTAAGCACGTACTTCAGTGTGTTTAGGATCTGGGCCTAACTAAAGGTGGCTTGGGCTACTAAGTGCCCAAAATGTTTAGCGTGCATTAAAGGGGGGATAATATTAATGGCTGTTTTACTGATTGATAGAAGTGCTGTGATCTGCCTACAGGAAATAAGAAAAATTAGCCCTGCCCGTGGGATTTCAAAAAGGGCTGATCTGTGGTGGAACTCAGCCGCAGGGCCCCGAACCGACTGAAATGCCCAATGTGGAAGGAGCCGTCCCCTGGGTCTAATACCTCGAAAGCTGCAGGATTCTCGCGCCTGCTAAAACTGAGATCCCCAAGCACACGCCGAAATCTGCTCTGAGTATTGCTTCAAAATATTCACATCTTGAATAAAAATGCTGCAAAGAACCGAATTCACTTCCATTCCCTGGCACAAAAACGCTGCTGGGATATCTTGGGATCGACACCAGGAGTttttatgtaattttttaaaatggctccGGAAAAGAGAGAGGATTTGCCGGCCAGATGCCGTGCACTTCAGGGTTAAAGTCCCTtgaagttttgcctgaataaaaagCTCAGGATCGGGATCCACTGAAGTATTTGCACAAGTAGGAGCAAGAAACTGAGATGGGGTGTGTGCAAAAATACTATTGCTAAAGAATCTCTCTGCACTATTCAATAGAAAAGCGTGTTATTGTGGCGGAGGTGCAGTAACATCTAGAAAGTTTAAGCGAATTACTGTAGTAATAAACACAAAGGAAGAGTTAAAtgagggcccgatcctgctcgtATGGAAGCAGATGGGATTGCTGCCATGTCTTTCAACGGGAGTAGAATCGAGCCCAGGAGGTGGTGTCAGATGTTAAGTATATTAACAACCAAAGCAAATTTGCTTATTTGAAAAGTGTAtttgcctcttttttttcctaagaagagttcatttttttaaaagtgaagaaaTAAGGTGTCTTTTTCAGTGCAAACCATCGCCACATACCTGCTCTTTAAATTAATTACGAAATTTGCTTTTTAGAGCTGGAGGTTTAAAGCGCACGAGAACTAAAATTTTGCTCTAATATATTGTTATGTCTGAATATCTCAGTACAGGATTGTTTAAATAGGCAAATACATAGATACACAATGAAGCAgaaatcattttattttcatttttgtctaaAGTCTCCTATTTTGAACTATTTAAACATGCAACACCAACCTGCGTTTAATATTTCCTTCTCATAAGCAATTCCTTATTTTTGCTGGATGCTGAGTTTTGTTTAAGAAAATCTTAAAAGTTTGGACCTCACAAACTAGGTTAATTGATCATTAATCTTGCCACTTAGAGAACTGATTGGAAAACAGTTTAAATTGCAGCCTTGTAAGACTGTTAGGAAAAAATGGCTGGAAGTATTATCTTTAAAATGTTCTAAATCCCTTTCGACCTGTTTTTGGTCTATTTAACCATGATACCATATTAATATTTCTGAAAGTAAATGTGTCTTGTTCTTCTTACTCTGGGCTTCAGCCACTAGACTTCCCAAAATACAAATGGATGGAAAAAAGCAATttacttaaaatgtttttttatttaaaatctcaaccatggatCACTCATTTTCTTTTTGCAACCAAACAAGTAATAAATATTATTTAGcaacttttttttacaaaaataaacagaTGATAAAATCTCTGCAAGGGGCAGTAATAGGAAAAATTGTTATTTCAGAAACAAGCCCAAGTTCTCAGTATTGCAACACAGGCAGTGTGGAGTTCCTACATAGAAAGCACATTAAAGAGTTTTGTAACCTTGTTAATGATGACAGAAGAGAAAATCGTGTTATACactgaaacaaagcaaaaaatcCTTTATCATTCATAAGGTTTCCAGTACAAGTGCACAAACAGAAAGCTCAAGCATGACGGACTTACATCATCATTGGACAGTATATTTACAAATCCAAACCCCAGAAAACTTTGCAGGCTTCTTTTACATCCAAAGCCTTCATTCTTGCAAATTATGTGGGTAGGAAGTGACCAGCGGGGTGCTCAGAATAACCACTTTACATGTCTTATGATATGAACCAGAAAAATGTTGAAAGGgaatatgtaaaaataatagagaaaaacaagcaaaaaacccTATGCAATTTTGGTTACTGCACTTGAGAAGAACAGTCTATAGCTATTGTCAGCTCCTATCGAAGTTAAAAAAGATgcacatatatttatttaaaaaatgttttgagggTTTACACAATTGCTATTGAGATTGGACAAAACATCAAGTACTGTACGTAACGCTGGAGTCGTTTGCAGGAAGAGGAATTGTTTTTTGTTCACCTTTCTCGCTGATGGGCTTCAGTGATTGAGTGTCCTCAGTCTGGAACATGCCTGAAAGTGCCTCGGGTGGCCTTGGGACAAACCTGtagtgaggggtggggagggtgtatTTGAAAAACGTGGATGAGACCGGTATGTCCTTGTAAGTCCTTATATGTGCCTGTGCTTTTGAGGGAGGACCCCATAGAGTCTGTGTCTCAGAAATGTGCCCGCGTTTCCTCGGGGCTAGAAGCTGGAGTCTCTCTCCCCGCTCCCCACCTTGTTTCGGCAgatgctgtccccctcccctgccccactggaGGCGGGTCCCCCGGGGGTTCATTTGGTGTCGGTGGTTAATCTGGGCAGGCTGGCTGTGCTCATGCTGGAGACCTGGTGGTGAGGCGGTGCGGGCACCTGGCACATACTGCACGGGCAGGGCATTCCCCCCCAGTGCTGGAAGCTGCTGCCCAGTGGGGCCGAGGCGGCGGCGGCCGAAGGCGACTTGAGGAGCCCATGCGGGGGTCGGATGGTGCTGACTGCGGAGAGGCCGGATCCGGGCAAGGAGGCGCTGGAAACGGCAGCGGGGGGCAGGATAGGGTGGTGCACGGGGTGGGAGGCGGGATGCCCGGGGTGCCCCGGCAGAGGGGCGGAGTGGGCGGCCATGCCCCCCGGGCAGGCGGAGGGGTGGAAGCCGGCGTGATGGCCGCCGTAGATCTCGCTGACCAGGCGCTTCATCTCCTCCAGCGAGTTGGTGAGCATGAGGATGTAGTTGCGCGCCAGCAGCAGCGTGGCGATCTTGGAGAGCTTGCGCACCGAGGGCCCGTGAGCGTAGGGCATCACCTCCCGCAGCCCGTCCATAGCGATGTTCAGATCGTGCATCCGCTTGCGCTCCCGGCTGTTGATCTTCAGCCGCAGCTGCTGCAGCTCGGGCTCCGTCATCTGCTTCTTGTCCTtcttggaagaggaggaggaggaggacgaggaggaggaCGAGGAAGACTTGAAGCCCAGCTTGTCCACCACCACAACCCCGGCCGCGCTCATGGCGCTGCGCAGCTCGGCGCTCAGCTCCGGAGGGGAGTCGCTCTGGGTGGAGCTGGACACTGTGCCTCCCGAGAAGCCCCCGCTGCTGCCTTTATTCCTGGCAGAGAGGAAGAGGTCATCGGGCTCCGGAGAGGAAGGTCTGCTGGATACCAGGCTAGCGTCGGAGTCCATGTCCCCGGCGAGGGGAGAGCGCCGCGCACCAGGCTGCCTGCGAGGAGGAGAAATCAGAGAGAGACTCTAAATCAACGGGACAAGAAACTGAGGGGCAGCCTCAACTTCACCTAGCTAATGCTCCAAGCAGctcccagctcctggccactTGCCCAGCCTCTTCCTCCCAATTCCCGGCCGTGTCTACGAGATCCTTCATGGGCGACCTTCCCAGCAGGATCTGAGACCctccattcccctctccctccctccctcgttCAGCAGCAACGAACTCCCAAATCCGATATAGTCTCCCGGGCTACTTTCCAACTCCCGCGCCAGAAGCAAACGCGTCGTTACACCCTGTCTCCCAGGATGCTTCCCAACCTTGCTtcgcctcctcccccacctcccttgcCCCACCTCCCGCGCCAGGATG contains:
- the OLIG2 gene encoding oligodendrocyte transcription factor 2; the encoded protein is MDSDASLVSSRPSSPEPDDLFLSARNKGSSGGFSGGTVSSSTQSDSPPELSAELRSAMSAAGVVVVDKLGFKSSSSSSSSSSSSSSKKDKKQMTEPELQQLRLKINSRERKRMHDLNIAMDGLREVMPYAHGPSVRKLSKIATLLLARNYILMLTNSLEEMKRLVSEIYGGHHAGFHPSACPGGMAAHSAPLPGHPGHPASHPVHHPILPPAAVSSASLPGSGLSAVSTIRPPHGLLKSPSAAAASAPLGSSFQHWGGMPCPCSMCQVPAPPHHQVSSMSTASLPRLTTDTK